The genomic DNA CGGCAGCAGGTTGATGCCCACGCCCAGCGGCCTGAGTTCGGCGACTGCCTCGTAGACGCGGCAGGCGATGCCCGCCTGGTGCAGGCTCAGCGCCAGGGTCAGTCCGCCGATGCCGGCGCCCAGCACGATGACTTCGGTGTTTTCGCTCATGTCTTTGTCTCGCCGTTCGGCAGGCCCCGGCGTTTCCGGTGGATGGGATTAGACCGGTGCCGTGGTCATTTGGGAAATTTAGATGTCGTATGGATTTATCATGAAGCCGTATGAATCTGTCGATCCGCCAGATGCGCGCCTTCCTGCATGTCGCGCACATCGGCAACTTCACGCGTGCCGCCGAGCAGGCCCACATGACGCAGGCCGGCCTGAGCACGCTGGTGCGCGAGATGGAGCGCCAGCTCGGCTGCCGGCTGTTCGACCGCACCACGCGCATGGTCGTGCTCACCGCGGCGGGCCGGCGGCTGCTGCCGGTGGTGGAGCGCGTCGTGACCGACCTCGACGATGTCACGGCGCACCTCGGCATCGAGGGCGACGAAGCGCGCCAGACCTTGCGTGTCGCGGCCACGCCGCTGGTCTCGTCCCATCTGCTGCCGCAGGTCTTCCATCGCTTCCGCGAGAGCCATCCGACGGTCAGCGTCAAGCTCTTCGATGCCGACCTGCGCGACGTGGAGGCGATGGTGACGGCCGGCGAGGCCGACATGGGCCTGGGCTTCTTCTTCAAGGCCGCACCGGGGCTGGAGCGCACGCCGGTCGGCCGCTTCCATCTGATGCGCGTGGCACCCGCCGAGACGCAGCAGGCGCCGGCGTCCACCGGCAGCGTGCCCTGGGCCTCGCTGCGCGCGGCGCCACTGCTGGGGCTGCCGCAGAGCAATCCGATCCAGAAGGTCATCGACCAGCACCTGGCGACCATCGGCCGCGCGGACGCCCAGCGGCCGGCCTTCAACTTCTTCGGCACGCTGATCTCGATGGTCGAAGCCGGCTTCGGCACCGCGGTGATGCCGACCTTCGCGCTCGCCGCCTGCCGGCGCCATCGGGTGCGCACCGACGTGCTGATGAAGCCGAAGGTGGGCATGGACTTCTATCGCATCACCCGGCGCGGCACGCACGAGACCGAGGCCATGCAGGCCTTTGCCGCAACGCTGGTCAAGGCGCTGCCGGCGCTCTCGCGATGAGCTTCTGGCGTTGCGCGCCGGCTGTCCGCCAACCGGCGAGCAGTTCGCGGCAGCCCAGATCCTCGGCCGCGAGATGGACGCGCTCGAAGTTGTTCCACCAGATCACCGAAGGAATGTCGATCGCCTGCTGGTGGATCGGTGTCGTGGTCTGCCACAGCACCGACAGGCGGTAGTCTTCGTGCAGCGCGCGGCGGTCGTAGCCGCGCACGCCGCGCGCCAGCAGCTCGTCGTGGCAGCAGTCCATCAGGCGCTGCTCGAACCGGCGCCGCAGATCGGGATACCAGTGGACCGCCATCATGCAGGCGAGGTCGTCCGATCCGACGTCGATGCGCCAGGCGCCCCAATCGAACAGACGCGTATCGTCGGCGCTGCCGGCCTTCGGCAGGAAGCAGTTCCAGACATGCGCATCGCCCTGGACGATGGTCA from Variovorax sp. PBL-E5 includes the following:
- a CDS encoding LysR family transcriptional regulator, whose translation is MNLSIRQMRAFLHVAHIGNFTRAAEQAHMTQAGLSTLVREMERQLGCRLFDRTTRMVVLTAAGRRLLPVVERVVTDLDDVTAHLGIEGDEARQTLRVAATPLVSSHLLPQVFHRFRESHPTVSVKLFDADLRDVEAMVTAGEADMGLGFFFKAAPGLERTPVGRFHLMRVAPAETQQAPASTGSVPWASLRAAPLLGLPQSNPIQKVIDQHLATIGRADAQRPAFNFFGTLISMVEAGFGTAVMPTFALAACRRHRVRTDVLMKPKVGMDFYRITRRGTHETEAMQAFAATLVKALPALSR